A single genomic interval of Deinococcus sp. HSC-46F16 harbors:
- a CDS encoding manganese catalase family protein, with the protein MFLRIDKLQFDLPLPKEANPNGAAAVQELMGGRFGEMSTLMNYMTQSFNFRGKDTLRPYYELIANIAAEELGHIELVAATINSLLAGPDVKAQEAPVDPTTHPFSYAQDVRYAKHFIAAGPGAMIADSHGKAWTGDYVYSSGNLMLDLTHNFFLEGAARHNKLRVYEMVDDPTAKALVGYLLVRGGVHQIAYAKALESLTGVNMEKMLPMPNIPTALIPESKRIIDQGIHRKLYRFSDTDFTQLSTIWQGTHPEDGSEVFVDQYTSIEGGPNVDGGHDSGAFSPEWDMGEIMEIAQKLHDKARLR; encoded by the coding sequence ATGTTCCTACGCATCGACAAGTTGCAGTTCGATCTCCCGCTTCCCAAGGAAGCCAACCCCAACGGCGCCGCCGCCGTGCAGGAGTTGATGGGCGGACGATTCGGCGAGATGTCCACCCTGATGAACTACATGACCCAATCGTTCAACTTCCGGGGCAAGGACACGCTGCGGCCCTACTACGAGCTGATCGCCAACATCGCCGCCGAGGAACTGGGGCACATCGAACTCGTGGCCGCCACCATCAACAGTCTGCTCGCCGGGCCGGACGTGAAGGCGCAGGAGGCCCCGGTGGACCCCACCACCCACCCCTTTTCCTACGCGCAGGACGTGCGCTATGCCAAGCACTTCATCGCGGCGGGGCCGGGGGCGATGATCGCGGACTCGCATGGTAAGGCCTGGACGGGCGACTACGTGTACTCCAGCGGCAACCTGATGCTGGACCTGACCCACAACTTCTTCCTGGAGGGCGCGGCGCGGCACAACAAGCTGCGCGTCTACGAGATGGTGGACGACCCCACCGCCAAGGCGCTCGTGGGCTACCTGCTCGTGCGCGGGGGCGTGCACCAGATCGCCTACGCCAAGGCACTGGAGTCGCTGACGGGCGTGAACATGGAAAAGATGCTCCCCATGCCCAACATCCCTACGGCCCTAATTCCCGAGTCCAAGCGGATCATCGACCAGGGCATCCACCGCAAGCTCTACCGCTTCAGCGACACCGACTTCACCCAGCTCAGCACCATCTGGCAGGGCACCCACCCGGAAGACGGTTCGGAGGTCTTCGTGGACCAGTACACCTCCATCGAGGGCGGCCCCAATGTGGACGGCGGGCACGACTCGGGGGCCTTCTCGCCCGAGTGGGACATGGGCGAAATCATGGAAATCGCCCAGAAGCTGCACGACAAGGCCCGGCTGCGCTGA
- a CDS encoding SMP-30/gluconolactonase/LRE family protein, whose translation MKTPGLAWPAHPAQHGAMTLHATHPDFARLFPEGATVSRLAGGFTWAEGPTYVPSRRAVVFSDVRQNRTWRWTDAGRLEEELHPSDHQNGHCLDTQGRLVACSHGQRALLRQEPGGEWTVLADRFEGRKLSSPNDVTLHPDGSLWFTDPTYGIDKPEEGYGGEKEQPGNFVYRLVPDGTLTAPIRDRKMPNGLAFASPDLLLLADTGKDEGHIHAYRVTPDGEATHDRIWATVRPGKTDGLRVDEAGRVWSSAGDGVHVLSPQGEELGRIAVPETVANLCFGGPEGTDLYMTASTGLYHVPTRVRGMKIGG comes from the coding sequence GTGAAGACACCCGGCTTGGCCTGGCCCGCCCACCCCGCGCAGCATGGCGCCATGACCCTGCACGCGACCCACCCGGACTTTGCCCGTCTCTTTCCCGAGGGCGCCACGGTGTCCCGGCTGGCCGGGGGCTTTACCTGGGCAGAGGGGCCGACCTATGTGCCCTCGCGCCGCGCCGTGGTCTTCAGCGACGTGCGCCAGAACCGCACCTGGCGCTGGACGGACGCGGGCAGGCTGGAGGAGGAATTGCACCCCAGCGATCACCAGAACGGGCACTGTCTGGACACCCAGGGCCGACTCGTCGCCTGCTCGCACGGCCAGCGGGCGCTGCTCCGGCAGGAGCCCGGCGGGGAGTGGACCGTCCTCGCCGACCGTTTCGAGGGCCGGAAGCTCAGCAGCCCCAACGACGTGACCCTGCACCCGGACGGCAGCCTCTGGTTCACCGACCCCACCTACGGCATCGACAAGCCCGAGGAGGGCTACGGCGGCGAAAAGGAGCAGCCCGGCAATTTCGTCTACCGCCTCGTGCCGGACGGCACCCTGACTGCGCCCATCCGCGACCGAAAGATGCCCAACGGCCTCGCCTTCGCTTCGCCCGACCTGCTGCTGCTGGCCGACACGGGCAAGGACGAAGGCCACATCCACGCCTACCGGGTCACCCCGGACGGCGAGGCGACCCACGACCGCATCTGGGCCACTGTTCGCCCCGGCAAGACCGACGGCCTGCGGGTGGACGAGGCCGGGCGGGTGTGGAGCAGCGCGGGGGACGGCGTGCATGTGCTGTCGCCCCAGGGGGAGGAACTCGGCCGCATCGCCGTGCCCGAGACGGTCGCCAACCTCTGCTTCGGGGGACCGGAGGGGACGGACCTCTATATGACGGCGAGCACGGGGCTGTACCACGTGCCGACGCGGGTGCGGGGGATGAAGATTGGTGGCTGA
- a CDS encoding BTAD domain-containing putative transcriptional regulator gives MTSPRSVPPALHLRTLGDALVTVNGQPLTWPARSAEELLWYLHAHPDGAYRPEVLADLWGLDDSPAAANRFRVALHRLRTALGRSDAVAEVRGRYLLHPELLAASDTAILQGGMEAAAHAKDDAEREEALRRALSCVDGEYLPQIRAEWVEEARLYWRSLRVRAYVALSTLHCLRRECPLAVQALGQAVGSDPYIGEDHHQRLMTCLAQTRGRFEAVEHYRRYRRFLRDEVGDTPMPDTVLLAERLKAGELLCVGAEQEEQQRRAPLLTALRGPEVH, from the coding sequence ATGACGAGCCCACGTTCTGTTCCCCCTGCCCTGCATCTGCGTACGCTCGGTGACGCCTTGGTCACCGTGAATGGACAGCCGCTGACCTGGCCCGCCCGCAGCGCCGAAGAACTGCTGTGGTACCTGCACGCCCACCCCGACGGGGCTTACCGCCCGGAGGTGCTGGCCGACCTGTGGGGGTTAGATGACAGCCCGGCTGCCGCCAACCGCTTCCGGGTGGCGCTGCACCGCCTGCGGACGGCCCTGGGACGGTCCGACGCGGTGGCCGAGGTGCGCGGGCGCTACCTGTTGCACCCCGAACTGCTGGCCGCCAGCGACACGGCGATTCTGCAAGGCGGCATGGAAGCCGCCGCCCACGCCAAGGACGATGCGGAGCGCGAGGAGGCGCTGCGCCGGGCGTTGTCGTGCGTGGACGGCGAGTACCTGCCGCAGATCCGCGCCGAGTGGGTTGAGGAAGCGCGGCTGTACTGGCGCTCCTTGCGGGTGCGGGCTTACGTGGCGCTCTCCACCCTGCACTGCCTGCGCCGCGAGTGCCCGCTCGCGGTGCAGGCGCTGGGGCAGGCGGTGGGGTCTGACCCCTACATCGGGGAAGACCACCACCAGCGGCTGATGACCTGCCTGGCCCAGACGCGCGGGCGTTTCGAGGCGGTCGAGCACTACCGCCGCTACCGCCGCTTCCTGCGCGACGAGGTGGGCGACACCCCCATGCCCGACACCGTGCTGCTGGCCGAGCGCCTCAAGGCCGGGGAACTGCTGTGCGTGGGTGCCGAGCAGGAAGAGCAGCAGCGCCGCGCTCCGCTGCTGACGGCGCTGCGGGGGCCGGAAGTCCACTGA
- a CDS encoding CBS domain-containing protein — protein sequence MLVSELMAHPPVCAAPDLSVPDAAHLLRQHGIRRLPVVDGGALVGIVTDRDLRETLPGRVTTLSMWEATTQLAGIRVSDVMRRSVITTTPDADARDVARTLLERRIGGMPVVGERGEVVGMVTVTDLLRDYAGQTPARPQEQTA from the coding sequence TTGCTTGTTTCCGAATTGATGGCCCATCCCCCCGTTTGCGCCGCGCCGGACCTGAGTGTGCCGGACGCGGCCCACCTTCTTCGCCAGCATGGGATTCGCCGCCTGCCCGTGGTGGACGGCGGGGCGCTGGTCGGCATCGTGACCGACCGCGACCTGCGCGAGACCCTGCCCGGCCGCGTGACCACCCTGAGCATGTGGGAGGCGACCACCCAACTGGCCGGGATTCGCGTCTCCGACGTGATGCGCCGCAGCGTGATCACGACCACCCCAGACGCGGACGCCCGCGACGTGGCCCGCACCCTGCTGGAGCGCCGCATCGGCGGGATGCCGGTGGTGGGGGAACGCGGCGAGGTGGTCGGCATGGTCACCGTGACCGACCTGCTGCGCGACTACGCCGGGCAGACCCCGGCCCGCCCCCAGGAGCAGACCGCATGA
- a CDS encoding cytochrome c oxidase subunit II, giving the protein MARTPAPAPRLEHHSLERYENIWFGIAVVMAVLLFVSAIASFISGTYTAIEGTGGGHHITGVDNGRLDPRNLAATPFAEPGLRENPDGTLEAFVVARAFAFQPAALRVPAGRPVTIHLTSADVMHGYQIEGTNINATAIPGQVASFTTTFRRPGTLSLVCNEYCGTGHHNMINTVVVEAPETQARAQDQTE; this is encoded by the coding sequence ATGGCCCGCACCCCTGCGCCCGCGCCCCGGCTGGAGCACCATTCGCTGGAGCGCTACGAGAACATCTGGTTCGGCATCGCCGTTGTGATGGCGGTGCTGCTGTTCGTCTCGGCCATCGCCAGCTTCATCAGCGGCACCTACACCGCCATCGAGGGCACCGGCGGCGGCCACCACATCACCGGGGTGGACAATGGCCGCCTCGATCCTCGCAACCTCGCCGCCACGCCCTTTGCCGAGCCGGGCCTGCGCGAGAACCCCGACGGCACGCTGGAGGCCTTTGTGGTCGCCCGCGCCTTCGCCTTCCAGCCTGCCGCGCTGCGGGTGCCCGCCGGGCGCCCGGTGACCATCCACCTCACCTCGGCCGACGTGATGCACGGGTATCAGATCGAGGGCACCAACATCAACGCGACGGCGATTCCGGGGCAGGTGGCGAGCTTCACCACGACCTTCCGGCGCCCCGGCACCCTCAGCCTGGTCTGCAACGAATACTGCGGCACCGGCCACCACAACATGATCAATACCGTCGTGGTGGAGGCCCCCGAAACCCAGGCCCGCGCCCAGGACCAAACGGAGTAA
- a CDS encoding cbb3-type cytochrome c oxidase subunit I: MTISPPRATPLVHPIREVPAVSDAAYLASLKKVTQYYIVTAFLALFIGVLIGPLQALNYGGINVYDLPIIRNLLGSYYQGLSLHGVLNALVFTQFFISGWMLYLPVRDLGMRINMKFAWFTYIVMTLGLLMAAVPLLLNRATLLYTFYPPMQGDALFYIGAAIMVGSSLFVVGQVVTMWLRWKRENPGKVTPLVAFMSVATWMMWAVASLGIVIEVVALLIPWSLGLVGGVDPLISKTLFWWTGHAIVYFWVLPAYISWYAFLPRHAGGRLVSEPLTRLVFVIFLLNSVPVGIHHQYADPNISNLWKNIHMFLTFLIAVPSLLTAFSVGAALEDAARARGGRGLFGWIGKLPWGNAMFSAQVLAMISFIAGGAGGVVNASSTFSGVVHNTAWIPGHFHITVGTATTLSFMGIALWLIPHLTGKRLPSMKIASAAVWTWFVGMMVFALGMHWQGLYGVPRRSQISAAAADTFGDLPIALPTLLTAISGVILLVSAVLYFYVLFRMLLSKRVDNGETAAPIPYSEAISPAGESLAAAGKLVKATEPLMALWAVSLVLVILMYGPVLARMFANMQLVPGWRLY, from the coding sequence GTGACGATCTCTCCCCCACGGGCCACGCCGCTGGTCCATCCCATCCGCGAGGTCCCGGCCGTCAGCGACGCGGCCTACCTCGCTTCCCTCAAGAAGGTCACCCAGTACTACATCGTGACCGCCTTTCTGGCCCTCTTCATCGGCGTGCTGATCGGGCCGCTGCAGGCCCTGAACTACGGCGGCATCAACGTCTACGACCTGCCGATCATCCGCAACCTGCTGGGGTCCTACTACCAGGGCCTCTCGCTGCACGGGGTGCTGAACGCGCTGGTGTTCACCCAGTTCTTCATCTCGGGCTGGATGCTGTACCTCCCGGTGCGCGACCTCGGCATGCGCATCAACATGAAGTTCGCGTGGTTCACGTACATCGTGATGACCCTGGGGCTCCTGATGGCCGCCGTGCCGCTGCTCCTTAACCGCGCGACGCTGCTGTACACCTTCTACCCGCCCATGCAGGGCGACGCCCTCTTCTACATCGGCGCGGCGATCATGGTGGGCTCCAGCCTGTTCGTGGTCGGGCAGGTCGTGACCATGTGGCTGCGCTGGAAGCGCGAGAACCCCGGCAAGGTCACGCCCCTCGTCGCGTTCATGAGCGTGGCGACCTGGATGATGTGGGCGGTGGCCTCGCTGGGCATCGTGATCGAAGTGGTCGCGCTGCTGATCCCCTGGTCGCTGGGGCTGGTGGGCGGCGTTGATCCCCTCATCTCCAAGACGCTCTTCTGGTGGACCGGGCACGCCATCGTGTATTTCTGGGTGCTTCCGGCCTACATCTCGTGGTACGCCTTCTTGCCCCGGCACGCGGGCGGGCGCCTCGTGTCCGAGCCGCTGACCCGGCTGGTGTTCGTGATCTTCCTGCTCAACAGCGTGCCGGTGGGCATTCACCACCAGTACGCCGACCCCAACATCTCCAACCTCTGGAAGAACATCCACATGTTCCTGACCTTCCTGATCGCGGTGCCCAGTCTGCTGACCGCCTTCAGCGTGGGGGCGGCGCTGGAAGACGCAGCCCGCGCCCGAGGTGGCCGGGGCCTGTTCGGCTGGATCGGCAAGCTGCCCTGGGGCAACGCGATGTTCAGCGCCCAGGTGCTGGCGATGATCTCCTTTATCGCGGGGGGCGCGGGCGGCGTCGTGAACGCCAGCTCGACCTTCTCGGGCGTGGTGCACAACACCGCCTGGATTCCGGGGCATTTCCACATCACGGTGGGCACCGCCACCACCCTCAGCTTCATGGGCATCGCCCTGTGGCTGATTCCGCACCTGACGGGCAAGCGGCTGCCGTCCATGAAGATCGCCTCGGCGGCGGTGTGGACGTGGTTTGTCGGCATGATGGTCTTCGCGCTCGGCATGCACTGGCAGGGGCTGTACGGGGTGCCCCGGCGCTCGCAGATCAGCGCGGCGGCGGCCGACACCTTCGGGGACCTGCCCATCGCCCTGCCCACCCTGCTGACCGCGATCAGCGGCGTGATTCTGCTGGTCAGCGCGGTCCTGTACTTCTACGTGCTGTTCCGAATGCTGCTGTCCAAGCGGGTGGACAACGGTGAAACCGCTGCGCCTATCCCCTACTCCGAGGCGATCAGCCCGGCCGGGGAGAGCCTCGCTGCGGCGGGCAAGCTGGTCAAGGCCACCGAGCCGCTGATGGCGCTGTGGGCGGTGTCGCTGGTGCTGGTGATCCTGATGTACGGCCCGGTGCTGGCGCGGATGTTCGCCAACATGCAACTCGTTCCCGGATGGAGGCTCTACTGA
- a CDS encoding cytochrome c produces MSGEGFSRREITAVVVFAALAAAIGLGSYRAGVNVAHETGGGAIVTAAAGETTVNGQALYASSCAGCHGGQAQGGVGPNLAESAAWSEPDFGAAVLHGQAPGGRTLAPVMPRFAETGLNGEEATPERIEAIHTYVKSLQ; encoded by the coding sequence ATGTCGGGTGAAGGGTTTAGCCGCCGGGAGATCACGGCCGTGGTGGTGTTCGCGGCCCTCGCCGCCGCCATCGGCCTCGGGTCTTACCGCGCCGGGGTGAACGTGGCGCACGAGACGGGCGGGGGCGCCATCGTCACCGCCGCTGCGGGCGAGACCACCGTCAACGGACAGGCCCTGTATGCCAGCAGTTGCGCGGGCTGCCACGGGGGCCAGGCGCAGGGTGGGGTCGGTCCCAACCTCGCCGAGAGCGCCGCGTGGTCGGAACCCGACTTTGGCGCCGCCGTCCTGCACGGTCAGGCGCCTGGAGGCCGCACCCTCGCGCCCGTCATGCCCCGCTTCGCGGAAACGGGCCTGAACGGAGAGGAGGCCACCCCGGAGCGCATCGAGGCCATTCACACCTACGTGAAGAGTTTGCAGTAG
- a CDS encoding DUF3800 domain-containing protein, which produces MSLSRTYTLYLDETGDHSLTKINSQFPVFGLGGVIIDDGLLSEVTEQLYVVKQAIFDSPDIVLHSVELRKKKGEFRVLFQPEKMQEFYRKFNKFIETADLTFISIFIDKPKHLKRYKTPYDPYEWAMDMLLERFMHVLKAANAKGKIIVESRGRREDKEISAAFVRSMLLGTRYAHKAELNKFIEPVLTFEGKRENGVGLQLADMMLYPVARALINDDPHNPAYQIVASKMHNRYGCNVFPADAHPRWLTLSYTNHAKFLHEYPGMLIPAK; this is translated from the coding sequence ATGAGTCTCTCCCGTACCTACACTTTGTACCTAGATGAAACGGGAGATCATTCCCTCACCAAAATCAACTCGCAATTCCCGGTTTTTGGATTAGGAGGCGTCATTATCGATGACGGTTTGCTTTCGGAGGTAACAGAACAATTATATGTAGTTAAGCAGGCTATTTTTGATAGTCCCGATATAGTTCTTCACTCTGTAGAGCTTCGTAAGAAGAAGGGTGAATTTAGGGTTCTTTTCCAACCGGAAAAAATGCAGGAATTTTACAGAAAATTCAATAAATTTATTGAGACGGCGGACTTAACTTTTATAAGCATATTTATTGATAAGCCAAAGCATTTAAAGAGGTATAAAACTCCGTACGATCCATATGAATGGGCAATGGATATGCTGTTAGAAAGGTTTATGCACGTATTAAAGGCTGCCAATGCTAAGGGCAAAATAATTGTGGAGTCTAGAGGAAGGCGTGAGGACAAAGAAATCAGTGCCGCCTTCGTGAGATCAATGCTTCTAGGCACACGGTATGCGCATAAGGCCGAGCTAAATAAGTTCATTGAACCCGTGCTTACTTTCGAAGGGAAGCGTGAAAATGGTGTTGGACTACAATTGGCCGATATGATGCTGTATCCTGTAGCAAGAGCGTTGATTAACGACGACCCCCATAACCCGGCATATCAAATTGTTGCATCGAAGATGCACAACCGTTATGGGTGTAACGTGTTTCCCGCCGATGCACATCCTCGGTGGCTTACTCTCTCTTACACGAATCACGCAAAGTTCCTGCATGAGTACCCGGGGATGCTGATCCCAGCTAAATGA
- the mutY gene encoding A/G-specific adenine glycosylase produces MTPAPADFPALRPALLTWFDARGRDLPWRVGLEGRRDPYRVWVSEVLLQQTQVVRGRVYFERFLEAFPTVEALAAAPIEAVLKAWEGCGYYARARNLHRAAGIVAREGWPQSYEGWRALPGVGPYTAAAISSLALGEARAVNDGNVRRVLARLWGERQPTEPWVQARADELLDPARPGAWNEAVMDLGATVCIPKAPRCLECPLAGWCVARASGDPAGFPAPKVRAAVREVRAVALLIGDSERAVLERRGGSLLGGLMGLPTEEVRGDEEEADALARLSARLGAAVTGELGEVTHTMTHRRVRLTVYAGAGGPAPVPVAAEALSRLDHKALELWRRRAESLFAPG; encoded by the coding sequence GTGACGCCCGCTCCCGCCGACTTCCCCGCCCTGCGCCCCGCGCTCCTGACGTGGTTTGACGCGCGGGGCCGCGACCTGCCGTGGCGGGTGGGGCTGGAGGGCAGGCGCGACCCCTACCGGGTGTGGGTCTCGGAGGTGCTGCTTCAGCAGACGCAGGTGGTGCGGGGCCGGGTGTATTTCGAGCGCTTTCTGGAGGCCTTCCCGACCGTAGAGGCCCTGGCCGCCGCGCCCATCGAGGCCGTGCTGAAGGCCTGGGAGGGCTGCGGCTACTACGCCCGCGCCCGCAACCTGCACCGGGCAGCAGGAATCGTGGCGCGGGAAGGCTGGCCGCAGAGTTACGAGGGCTGGCGGGCGCTGCCGGGGGTGGGGCCGTACACGGCGGCGGCGATCAGCAGCCTCGCGCTGGGGGAAGCGCGGGCGGTGAACGACGGCAACGTGCGGCGGGTGCTCGCGCGGCTGTGGGGCGAGCGCCAGCCCACCGAGCCCTGGGTGCAGGCCCGCGCCGACGAGCTGCTGGACCCCGCCCGCCCCGGCGCCTGGAACGAGGCGGTGATGGACCTCGGCGCGACGGTCTGCATTCCGAAGGCGCCGCGCTGCCTGGAATGCCCGCTGGCGGGGTGGTGCGTGGCGCGGGCGTCGGGCGACCCGGCGGGCTTTCCGGCTCCCAAAGTGCGGGCGGCGGTGCGCGAGGTGCGGGCGGTGGCCCTCCTGATCGGGGACAGCGAGCGGGCCGTGCTGGAGCGGCGCGGGGGCTCGCTGCTGGGGGGACTGATGGGCCTGCCCACCGAGGAGGTGCGCGGGGACGAGGAGGAAGCCGACGCGCTGGCCCGCCTGAGCGCCCGTCTCGGCGCGGCCGTCACGGGCGAACTGGGCGAGGTCACCCACACCATGACCCACCGCCGGGTGCGGCTGACCGTCTACGCGGGGGCGGGCGGCCCGGCCCCGGTTCCAGTCGCGGCCGAGGCGCTCTCGCGGCTGGACCACAAGGCGCTGGAACTCTGGCGGCGGCGGGCCGAGTCGCTGTTCGCACCGGGCTGA
- a CDS encoding isoprenyl transferase: MSRPALHTALRTVQKVRDTGRGALLWGYEQRLAREVRQHGKLPRHLGLILDGNRRYARAAGMQRELGHSFGADKAHEVLQWCLELGIPAATIWVLSTDNTSRDPGELAHILGLLEREARNLATDPRIHANRVRVRAIGQHDAFPPHVLDALRELEAKTAGYDGMTLNIAVGYGGREEIVDAVKCHLSRRAAEGATLPEVIAELQPDHISAHLYTAGTPDPDFIIRTSGEIRLSGFMLWQSVYSEFYFCDVYWPGFRRVDFLRALRDFQGRERRFGR, from the coding sequence ATGAGCCGCCCTGCCCTGCACACCGCGCTGCGCACCGTCCAGAAGGTCAGGGACACCGGGCGGGGGGCGCTGCTGTGGGGCTACGAGCAGCGGCTGGCCCGCGAGGTCCGCCAACACGGCAAGCTGCCCCGGCACCTGGGCCTGATTCTGGACGGCAACCGCCGCTACGCCCGCGCCGCTGGGATGCAGCGCGAACTGGGGCACTCCTTCGGGGCGGACAAGGCGCACGAGGTCCTCCAGTGGTGCCTGGAACTGGGCATCCCGGCGGCGACGATCTGGGTGCTCTCCACCGACAACACCAGCCGTGACCCCGGCGAACTCGCGCACATCCTGGGGTTGCTGGAGCGCGAGGCCCGGAACCTCGCCACCGATCCCCGCATCCACGCCAACCGGGTGCGGGTGCGGGCCATCGGGCAGCACGACGCTTTTCCGCCGCACGTGCTGGACGCCCTGCGCGAACTGGAGGCCAAGACCGCCGGGTACGACGGCATGACCCTGAACATCGCCGTGGGCTACGGGGGCCGCGAGGAGATCGTGGACGCGGTCAAGTGCCACCTCTCGCGCCGGGCTGCGGAGGGGGCCACGCTGCCGGAGGTCATCGCGGAGTTGCAGCCCGACCACATCAGCGCCCACCTGTACACGGCGGGCACGCCCGACCCCGACTTCATCATCCGCACCAGCGGCGAGATTCGGCTCAGCGGGTTCATGCTGTGGCAAAGCGTCTACTCGGAGTTCTATTTCTGCGACGTGTATTGGCCGGGCTTCCGGCGGGTGGATTTCCTGCGGGCGCTGCGGGACTTCCAGGGGCGGGAGCGGCGCTTCGGGCGCTAG
- a CDS encoding HRDC domain-containing protein: MTADFPSPPARPDARLVALHAERGDPHARLAGALADLEGAGWGLTLAGEAALARQLGALLGPGTVRVDERLGVSRAALANFGLAAAGLDADWSGARAVWLAEPDERLLRRAERAGVPVIVDATLAPGGGWFAQGATYVVYRHGVTLTGFGDTDLALLFGQGEAPTPAAPAPSDTAVALALRDVATLPLRLARVARTVAALAERLGGGALPFGPTALLLPPESAPDTPWPPGGVLAATRSVDGGVVFTPGLQDAETALILLRGEAPVVREEGRTEDRRPEREDESRFRRNRDRFGRDRGDRSGRPTDGTGAEASRLGRLPAPDRPEPDTARPAQPQPDSPPTRVTFEAPTPDAPVPQAPTTAEPEEEVWTPEIVFSGSDYAEPAPLPIPVSDGPDEPELEVQPPLAAPEAEQPSEEAVPAEETPADEAADDESASAPEPTPQPDPVPATPDLAPDLPVAAEAGAAPDPAADLTDEQAAIYARLREWRNAEAKRQEVSRFIIASNATLAEIARRVPYTMDDLKAVRGMGPERLRKYGEKLLEVVRG; this comes from the coding sequence ATGACTGCTGATTTCCCCTCTCCTCCCGCCCGCCCCGACGCCCGGCTGGTGGCCCTGCACGCCGAGCGCGGCGACCCCCACGCGCGGCTGGCCGGGGCGCTGGCCGACCTGGAGGGCGCCGGGTGGGGCCTGACCCTGGCGGGCGAAGCGGCGCTGGCCCGGCAACTCGGGGCGCTGCTGGGGCCGGGCACCGTGCGGGTGGACGAGCGCCTGGGCGTGAGCCGCGCAGCGCTCGCCAACTTCGGCCTGGCCGCTGCCGGACTGGACGCCGACTGGAGCGGGGCGCGGGCCGTGTGGTTGGCCGAACCCGACGAACGGCTGCTGCGCCGCGCCGAGCGGGCAGGCGTGCCCGTGATCGTGGACGCGACCCTGGCCCCCGGCGGCGGCTGGTTCGCGCAGGGCGCGACCTATGTGGTCTACCGCCACGGGGTGACGCTGACCGGCTTCGGGGACACCGACCTCGCCCTGCTGTTCGGGCAGGGCGAGGCGCCCACGCCCGCCGCGCCCGCCCCCTCGGACACCGCCGTGGCCCTCGCGCTGCGCGACGTGGCGACCCTGCCGCTGCGCCTGGCGCGGGTGGCCCGCACAGTGGCGGCCCTGGCCGAGCGGCTGGGAGGCGGCGCCCTGCCCTTTGGCCCCACGGCGCTGCTGCTGCCGCCCGAGAGTGCTCCCGACACCCCCTGGCCCCCCGGCGGCGTGCTGGCCGCGACCCGCAGTGTGGACGGCGGGGTGGTCTTCACGCCGGGCCTTCAGGATGCCGAGACGGCCCTGATCCTGCTGCGCGGCGAGGCGCCCGTGGTGCGGGAGGAGGGACGGACCGAGGACCGCCGCCCCGAGCGCGAGGACGAGTCGCGCTTCCGCCGGAACCGTGACCGATTCGGCCGCGACCGGGGTGACCGTTCGGGCAGGCCGACCGACGGGACGGGGGCCGAGGCTTCGCGCCTGGGCCGCCTGCCCGCGCCCGACCGTCCCGAGCCGGACACGGCCCGCCCCGCTCAGCCACAGCCGGACAGCCCGCCCACCCGCGTGACCTTCGAGGCGCCCACCCCCGACGCTCCGGTGCCCCAGGCCCCCACGACCGCCGAACCCGAGGAAGAAGTCTGGACCCCCGAGATCGTCTTCAGTGGCAGCGATTACGCTGAGCCCGCTCCCCTGCCCATCCCGGTCAGTGACGGCCCCGACGAGCCCGAACTGGAGGTTCAGCCGCCCCTGGCCGCGCCGGAAGCCGAGCAGCCCTCCGAGGAGGCCGTGCCTGCCGAAGAGACTCCTGCCGACGAAGCGGCCGACGACGAATCCGCCAGTGCGCCGGAGCCCACGCCCCAGCCAGACCCCGTCCCTGCTACGCCCGACCTTGCCCCCGACCTGCCCGTCGCGGCTGAGGCAGGCGCGGCTCCCGACCCCGCCGCCGACCTCACCGACGAGCAGGCGGCCATCTACGCCCGGCTGCGTGAGTGGCGCAACGCGGAGGCCAAGCGTCAGGAGGTCAGCCGCTTCATCATCGCCAGCAACGCGACCCTGGCCGAGATCGCCCGCCGGGTGCCCTACACGATGGACGACCTGAAGGCCGTGCGCGGCATGGGACCGGAGCGCCTGCGCAAGTACGGCGAGAAGCTGCTGGAAGTGGTGCGGGGCTAA
- a CDS encoding antibiotic biosynthesis monooxygenase → MIHIWATVEISDLEKFIGVFATAGARARRKHGSRRSRVFTVPGHPSQVRVLFEWESREAFEGFLNDPEVRATMQSSGTVGRPDFLILDALADLPG, encoded by the coding sequence ATGATCCATATCTGGGCGACTGTCGAGATCAGCGACCTTGAGAAGTTCATCGGCGTGTTCGCCACGGCGGGGGCCAGGGCACGCCGGAAGCATGGCAGCCGCCGCAGCCGCGTCTTTACCGTGCCCGGCCACCCGAGTCAGGTCCGGGTCCTGTTCGAGTGGGAGAGCCGCGAAGCCTTCGAAGGCTTCCTGAACGACCCGGAGGTCCGCGCCACGATGCAGTCCAGCGGCACGGTGGGACGGCCGGACTTCCTGATCCTCGACGCGCTGGCCGACTTGCCGGGGTAA